A region of Bombilactobacillus folatiphilus DNA encodes the following proteins:
- the fabF gene encoding beta-ketoacyl-ACP synthase II produces the protein MTRVVITGLGALTPIGNDTASFQAGLDAQKVGFEPITHFDPAKTGVSVAGQLDDFDPLQHLTKKDLKRMDAFSQYAVYASDEAMAQAQITSENTDENRFGVIWGSGIGGLTTIQEQVTKMNAKGADRVSPMFVPTAIANMAAGNLSMRYQAHGISTTIVTACASSTNAIGEAYRQIKDGRSDVMITGGSEASINQIGIAGFAALSTLSTATDPTKASLPFDINRSGFVMGEGAGALVLESLEHAQARHAQILGEIVGYGATSDGYHITSPDPKGTQAARAMTLAMQEAKITPQQVGYINAHGTGTKGNDSAESKAIQQVFGADNQVLVSSTKSMTGHLLGAAGAVEAVATTLALQSGKLPVNVGITKQDPDCDVHLVTADNVQQQTDYALSNSFGFGGHNAVLAMKRWQA, from the coding sequence ATGACAAGAGTTGTGATTACGGGATTAGGCGCACTAACCCCCATTGGTAATGATACCGCTAGTTTTCAAGCTGGTCTGGACGCTCAAAAGGTAGGTTTTGAACCGATTACACATTTTGATCCGGCCAAAACTGGCGTCAGTGTGGCAGGACAATTAGATGATTTTGATCCCTTGCAGCATTTAACTAAAAAAGATCTCAAACGGATGGATGCTTTTTCTCAATATGCGGTCTATGCTAGTGATGAGGCTATGGCTCAAGCACAAATTACGTCGGAAAATACTGATGAGAATCGTTTTGGTGTGATTTGGGGTAGTGGAATCGGCGGATTGACTACGATTCAAGAGCAAGTTACCAAAATGAACGCTAAGGGTGCAGATCGCGTGTCGCCGATGTTTGTGCCGACTGCGATTGCGAATATGGCCGCGGGTAATTTGTCCATGCGTTATCAGGCTCATGGCATTAGTACAACGATTGTAACTGCATGTGCTTCTAGTACGAATGCGATTGGTGAAGCATATCGTCAAATCAAAGACGGTCGCAGTGATGTGATGATTACAGGCGGTTCAGAAGCATCCATTAACCAAATTGGGATTGCAGGTTTTGCAGCTTTATCAACTTTATCTACCGCGACTGATCCGACCAAAGCGAGTTTGCCATTTGATATTAATCGTTCGGGTTTTGTCATGGGTGAAGGTGCAGGTGCTTTGGTACTGGAATCATTAGAACATGCTCAGGCTCGTCATGCACAAATTTTAGGTGAAATTGTTGGTTATGGTGCTACATCTGATGGTTATCATATTACTTCACCTGATCCTAAGGGTACACAGGCTGCACGGGCCATGACTTTGGCTATGCAAGAAGCGAAGATTACGCCACAACAAGTTGGTTATATCAATGCTCACGGAACGGGGACAAAAGGTAACGATTCTGCAGAATCAAAGGCCATCCAACAAGTTTTTGGTGCTGATAATCAAGTTTTGGTTTCGAGTACGAAAAGTATGACCGGACATTTGTTGGGGGCCGCGGGTGCTGTGGAAGCAGTGGCAACAACTTTGGCATTACAGTCTGGTAAATTACCGGTCAATGTTGGCATTACAAAACAAGATCCTGACTGTGATGTTCATTTGGTGACGGCGGATAATGTGCAACAACAAACTGATTATGCGTTAAGCAACTCATTTGGTTTTGGTGGACATAATGCTGTTTTGGCAATGAAGAGGTGGCAAGCATAA
- a CDS encoding response regulator transcription factor: MKILVVDDDQDIVELLSIYLKNEGYQSIIANTGEEALMQLKNNSDVALMILDIMMPGMSGIDVIKTLREDSQIPIIVVSAKTSDLDKIQGLVTGADDYVAKPFNPLEVMARVKSLLRRSNSRDPELDKLEVGPLTIDKTSHEVVTDAGIQVQLTALEFGILYLLASHPNRVFSADEIFERVWKQENVVSAKTVMVHVSHLRDKIEEAANGEQVIKTVWGVGYKVEA; encoded by the coding sequence GTGAAAATATTAGTTGTTGACGATGATCAAGATATTGTAGAGTTATTGAGTATTTATTTAAAAAATGAGGGTTATCAGTCTATTATTGCCAATACAGGTGAAGAGGCCTTAATGCAGTTAAAAAACAATTCGGATGTGGCCTTGATGATCTTAGATATCATGATGCCTGGTATGTCAGGGATTGATGTCATCAAAACATTACGCGAGGATTCACAAATTCCGATTATTGTGGTTTCCGCTAAGACAAGTGACTTGGACAAAATTCAAGGTTTAGTAACTGGAGCTGATGATTATGTTGCAAAACCATTTAATCCACTGGAGGTAATGGCTCGCGTGAAGTCTTTATTGCGCCGCAGCAATAGTCGTGATCCGGAACTAGACAAATTAGAAGTTGGACCGTTAACGATCGATAAAACTTCACATGAAGTAGTTACAGATGCGGGCATTCAAGTCCAGTTGACGGCTTTAGAGTTTGGCATTTTATATTTATTAGCGAGCCATCCGAATCGGGTATTTTCAGCCGACGAAATTTTTGAACGAGTTTGGAAGCAGGAAAATGTCGTTTCCGCTAAAACAGTAATGGTCCATGTGAGTCATTTACGCGATAAAATTGAAGAAGCTGCAAATGGTGAACAAGTCATCAAAACTGTTTGGGGTGTGGGCTACAAAGTGGAGGCCTAA
- a CDS encoding acetyl-CoA carboxylase biotin carboxylase subunit, whose translation MLNKVLIANRGEIAVRIIRALRELNIASVAVYSTADKDAQHVKEADEAICIGSAQPASSYLNMQNIVSAALLTGAQAIHPGYGFLSESDEFAQLCTECHLIFIGPSAQTIALMGNKANARITMQQNDVPVIPGSDGFVKDADEALVVAKKVGFPVMLKAAAGGGGKGIRKVYEPKDLKASFIQAQEEAQLSFGDSHMYLEKIISPAKHIEVQIMADQAGHVVALPERDCSLQRRQQKVLEETPCVAINEQERQHLQQLAIRAVQAIHYENVGTIEFLMDPDHHFYFMEMNTRIQVEHSITEEVAQVDLVQEQLKIASGLDLSMQQSDVQIHGHAIEARINAEDPKKNFQPQAGQVQQMAWPGGLGIRIESGIISGDTVSPFYDSMIIKIIASGPNRDLVLRRMLNALREFKITGITTNREFLMTLLQQKQVQQGGYLTTYIDREFLPAYLATDKELEAQHE comes from the coding sequence ATGTTAAACAAAGTTTTGATTGCTAACCGCGGCGAAATTGCGGTGCGGATTATTCGGGCTTTACGTGAATTAAACATTGCTTCGGTTGCTGTTTATTCGACCGCTGATAAAGATGCTCAACATGTCAAAGAAGCAGATGAGGCAATTTGTATTGGCAGTGCGCAACCGGCTAGTTCGTATTTAAATATGCAAAATATTGTGAGTGCGGCTCTTTTAACGGGTGCTCAAGCAATTCATCCAGGCTATGGTTTCTTATCAGAAAGCGATGAGTTTGCGCAATTATGTACAGAATGTCATTTGATTTTCATCGGTCCTTCGGCGCAAACGATTGCGTTGATGGGCAATAAAGCTAATGCCCGCATTACAATGCAACAAAATGATGTGCCTGTAATTCCTGGCAGTGATGGTTTCGTTAAGGACGCTGATGAAGCGTTGGTGGTTGCAAAAAAAGTTGGCTTTCCAGTGATGCTCAAGGCTGCTGCTGGTGGCGGTGGTAAGGGAATTCGCAAAGTTTATGAACCTAAAGATTTGAAGGCTTCTTTCATACAGGCTCAAGAAGAGGCACAATTATCTTTTGGTGATTCACATATGTATTTAGAGAAAATTATTTCTCCAGCTAAGCATATTGAAGTCCAGATTATGGCCGATCAAGCTGGTCATGTCGTGGCTTTGCCCGAGCGAGACTGCTCATTACAAAGACGTCAGCAAAAAGTTTTAGAAGAAACGCCTTGTGTGGCGATTAATGAGCAAGAACGTCAGCATTTACAGCAATTAGCCATTCGAGCAGTGCAAGCCATTCATTATGAAAATGTTGGCACGATTGAATTTTTGATGGATCCGGATCATCATTTTTATTTCATGGAAATGAACACGCGTATTCAAGTAGAACATTCTATTACTGAAGAAGTAGCGCAAGTTGATCTCGTTCAAGAACAGTTGAAAATTGCGTCAGGACTTGATTTGTCTATGCAACAAAGTGATGTCCAAATTCATGGTCATGCAATTGAAGCGCGGATTAATGCAGAAGATCCTAAAAAGAATTTTCAACCACAAGCCGGTCAAGTACAGCAAATGGCGTGGCCCGGTGGTTTGGGAATTCGGATTGAAAGTGGCATTATTAGCGGTGACACTGTCTCACCCTTTTATGATTCCATGATTATTAAAATTATTGCTTCGGGACCGAATCGTGATTTAGTTTTGCGACGGATGTTGAATGCTTTACGGGAATTTAAAATTACTGGTATTACCACCAATCGGGAATTTTTGATGACGTTATTACAGCAAAAACAAGTTCAACAAGGCGGTTATTTGACGACTTATATTGATCGGGAATTTTTGCCCGCTTATTTAGCTACGGATAAAGAATTGGAGGCTCAACATGAGTGA
- the thiD gene encoding bifunctional hydroxymethylpyrimidine kinase/phosphomethylpyrimidine kinase: MNSFPQTLTLAGTDSGGGAGIMADLKTMEARHVFGTAVVVAVTAQNTLGVQKSLMLPIDMINAQCASLAADFQIKACKTGMLGDKEHVLAVANNLRQYDFGPLTVDPVMVAKGGAILLEEDAIKTMITELFPLATILTPNLLEAEKIVGQTIDTPSDFKRAAQMMQQMGAKNIVIKGGHKVGEKVQDYVLLANGHEQWLSAPRIDTKRTHGTGDTLSACITAELAKGHSIIQALQIAKNYISQAIAQTIQVGHGHGPLNHWAGQELS, translated from the coding sequence GTGAATAGTTTTCCACAGACGTTAACTTTAGCTGGAACCGATTCGGGTGGCGGTGCTGGTATCATGGCTGATCTCAAAACTATGGAAGCTCGCCATGTCTTTGGAACCGCTGTTGTCGTCGCCGTAACCGCGCAAAATACTTTGGGCGTGCAAAAATCTTTGATGTTACCCATTGATATGATTAATGCTCAATGTGCTAGTCTTGCGGCGGATTTTCAAATTAAAGCTTGCAAAACAGGCATGCTTGGCGACAAGGAACACGTTTTAGCAGTTGCCAATAATCTCCGTCAATACGATTTTGGACCGTTGACTGTCGACCCTGTCATGGTTGCCAAAGGTGGAGCCATTTTATTAGAAGAAGATGCTATTAAAACCATGATTACAGAACTCTTTCCTTTAGCCACCATTTTAACGCCAAATTTGCTAGAAGCTGAAAAAATTGTGGGCCAAACCATTGATACACCATCTGATTTTAAACGTGCTGCGCAAATGATGCAGCAAATGGGTGCCAAAAATATTGTAATCAAAGGTGGCCATAAAGTAGGCGAAAAAGTGCAAGACTATGTTCTTTTGGCAAATGGTCACGAACAGTGGCTCAGTGCACCGAGAATTGACACTAAAAGGACTCATGGCACCGGTGATACATTGTCAGCCTGTATTACTGCCGAATTGGCTAAGGGACACAGTATCATTCAGGCACTGCAAATCGCGAAAAATTATATTTCACAAGCAATTGCGCAAACCATTCAAGTTGGTCATGGTCATGGACCTTTGAATCACTGGGCCGGTCAGGAGTTGTCATGA
- the fabZ gene encoding 3-hydroxyacyl-ACP dehydratase FabZ, whose translation MENNQHVLDTVQIQKIIPHRYPMLLVDRILDYQPGEYAIGRKNVSINEEFFQGHFPGNPVMPGALIVEALAQTGAIALLTLPEFQGKTAYFGGLKRVKFRQMVRPGDSLRLEVKLDKLRGNIGVGKAKAYVDEQVACSGELTFAIQ comes from the coding sequence ATGGAAAATAATCAGCATGTTTTAGATACTGTTCAAATCCAAAAAATTATTCCACATCGTTATCCAATGCTATTAGTGGATCGAATTTTGGATTATCAACCGGGAGAATATGCCATCGGTCGGAAGAACGTTTCGATTAATGAAGAATTTTTTCAAGGACATTTTCCAGGCAATCCAGTTATGCCCGGAGCTTTAATTGTTGAAGCTTTGGCACAAACAGGAGCAATTGCATTATTGACTTTACCTGAATTTCAAGGGAAGACGGCTTATTTTGGCGGTTTGAAACGGGTTAAATTTCGTCAAATGGTTCGCCCCGGCGACAGTTTGCGTTTAGAAGTAAAATTAGATAAGCTACGTGGCAATATTGGCGTTGGCAAGGCAAAAGCATATGTTGATGAACAAGTTGCTTGCTCAGGTGAACTGACTTTTGCAATTCAGTAG
- a CDS encoding SWEET family sugar transporter produces the protein MKSNKFIPILGWIASVASILMYVSYIPQIINNLHGLKGNPIQPTAALLNGLLWVIYALCKEERDIPIAVCNAAGFIFGLIAALTAL, from the coding sequence ATGAAATCAAACAAATTTATTCCGATTCTCGGTTGGATTGCATCCGTCGCTTCAATTTTAATGTACGTATCTTACATCCCACAAATTATTAATAATTTACATGGTCTCAAAGGCAACCCGATTCAACCCACGGCTGCCTTACTAAATGGTTTGTTGTGGGTCATTTATGCATTATGTAAAGAAGAACGCGATATTCCCATCGCTGTTTGCAACGCTGCAGGCTTTATCTTCGGTTTAATTGCTGCCTTGACTGCATTGTAA
- a CDS encoding sensor histidine kinase, with amino-acid sequence MRRKGWIWRLILVISGILLLLLGSQFFLFWFQLIPYSNGLVLLFIVLDLGLGALIGYQDFLHQQLKQTRQVFQTVLLSAPTAQSITTKQVVIPELKCLVQQMNDMIQATQISMQQQERMERSKDELITNVSHDLRTPLTSIIGFLGLIEQNPQQNVENVQKYVHIAYQKSLQLRSLVNDLFEYVRANNSQTKLNLQEFDMIQMLEQIDADFELEAKKQGIKIEVVSDRQQIMMRADSQKLGRVFNNLVSNALKYGQGADHIWLKAQEQNQQVILQVANNGQPIRVCDQEHLFDRFYRVDQSRSSKTGGTGLGLAIAKSLVQLQQGAIEVISDPQLTCFKIVLPKNLANEGDKA; translated from the coding sequence ATGAGACGCAAGGGATGGATTTGGCGCCTCATTTTAGTGATTAGCGGTATTCTTTTGTTACTGTTGGGGAGTCAATTTTTTTTATTTTGGTTTCAATTGATTCCTTATTCTAATGGATTAGTTTTGCTCTTTATAGTTCTAGACCTTGGTTTGGGGGCGCTGATTGGATATCAAGATTTTTTGCACCAGCAGTTAAAGCAAACCCGCCAAGTATTTCAAACAGTGTTGTTGTCCGCACCAACGGCTCAGTCAATAACAACTAAACAAGTGGTCATTCCGGAGTTGAAGTGTCTGGTTCAACAAATGAATGATATGATTCAGGCAACGCAAATATCTATGCAGCAGCAAGAACGTATGGAGCGTAGTAAAGATGAATTGATTACTAATGTTAGTCATGATTTGCGTACGCCGTTAACTTCCATTATCGGTTTTTTAGGTTTGATTGAGCAAAATCCACAACAGAATGTGGAGAATGTTCAAAAATATGTGCATATTGCTTATCAAAAATCCTTACAACTTCGATCATTGGTTAATGACTTATTTGAATATGTACGAGCTAATAATTCACAGACAAAATTGAATCTGCAAGAATTTGATATGATCCAAATGTTGGAGCAAATTGATGCAGATTTTGAATTAGAAGCCAAAAAGCAAGGTATTAAAATAGAAGTAGTCAGTGATCGTCAGCAGATTATGATGCGTGCAGACAGTCAAAAATTAGGTCGAGTATTTAATAATTTAGTCAGTAATGCTTTGAAGTATGGGCAAGGTGCTGATCATATTTGGCTGAAGGCACAGGAACAAAATCAACAAGTGATTTTACAAGTGGCTAATAATGGGCAACCGATTCGTGTATGTGATCAGGAGCATTTGTTTGATCGATTTTATCGTGTTGATCAATCTCGTTCTAGTAAAACGGGTGGTACTGGTTTAGGTTTAGCAATTGCTAAAAGTTTGGTTCAGCTGCAACAAGGTGCCATTGAAGTGATTTCTGATCCGCAACTAACTTGTTTTAAAATTGTTTTACCCAAAAATTTAGCTAATGAAGGAGATAAAGCATGA
- a CDS encoding acetyl-CoA carboxylase biotin carboxyl carrier protein, producing the protein MTFEEIQALTKQVNQSNINELDLEFDGGHLYLSKQSAASMTQPQQSSPVAANPAITPVAAVPESSAAALPQIKAPLVGIVYLQPAPDQAQFKQVGDQVAVGDVVCVIEAMKMMTEVKSEISGVISDILVSNEEVVEYDQPLFTVTPQ; encoded by the coding sequence ATGACGTTTGAAGAAATTCAAGCTTTAACAAAACAAGTTAATCAAAGTAATATTAACGAACTTGATTTAGAATTTGACGGCGGTCATTTGTATTTGAGCAAACAATCTGCTGCTTCTATGACACAGCCGCAACAATCATCCCCAGTAGCTGCTAATCCTGCAATAACGCCGGTAGCTGCGGTACCAGAATCCTCAGCGGCTGCTTTACCACAGATTAAAGCACCTTTGGTGGGAATTGTTTATTTACAACCAGCGCCTGATCAAGCCCAATTTAAGCAAGTTGGCGATCAAGTTGCAGTGGGCGATGTGGTTTGTGTGATTGAAGCCATGAAAATGATGACAGAAGTTAAAAGCGAAATTAGTGGCGTCATTAGCGACATTTTGGTATCGAATGAAGAAGTTGTTGAATACGATCAACCATTATTTACAGTGACGCCACAATAG
- a CDS encoding acetyl-CoA carboxylase carboxyltransferase subunit beta, translating to MSENHFAPHPSQALNSYHQNVPRGIFRYCPHCGLKFYFRRAGKYQMCPECGYGFRVNAHQRLKMLTKVFEEWDKDVTTTDPLDFPDYQDKLRKARSKTKLSDSVLTGKAQIKDHEVALGIMDPNFIMGSLGTATGERLTRLFEQATQQQLPVVLLTASGGARMQEGIHSLMQMAKVSQAVNAHRQAGLLYIVILMDPTTGGVTASFASQADITLAEPKALLGFAGRRVIEQTINRQLPPDFQSVENAYQNGFIDALVPRTQQVAKLDQLLTIFEAQKWGGFHHE from the coding sequence ATGAGTGAAAATCATTTTGCGCCTCATCCTAGTCAGGCTTTAAATAGTTATCATCAAAATGTACCCCGAGGAATTTTTCGTTATTGTCCGCACTGTGGCTTAAAATTTTATTTTCGCCGTGCCGGCAAATATCAGATGTGCCCCGAATGTGGTTATGGTTTTCGAGTAAATGCCCATCAACGTTTAAAAATGTTGACAAAAGTCTTCGAAGAATGGGATAAAGATGTCACAACCACTGATCCGCTTGATTTTCCAGATTATCAGGATAAATTACGCAAGGCACGTTCTAAAACCAAACTCAGTGATTCGGTTTTAACAGGTAAAGCACAGATTAAGGATCATGAAGTAGCTTTAGGCATTATGGATCCAAATTTTATTATGGGTAGTCTAGGAACAGCGACAGGTGAGCGGTTGACACGTTTGTTTGAACAAGCAACACAACAGCAATTACCAGTCGTGTTATTGACAGCTTCTGGTGGTGCGCGAATGCAAGAGGGTATTCACTCTTTGATGCAGATGGCTAAAGTTTCGCAAGCGGTCAACGCACATCGTCAAGCGGGTTTATTGTATATTGTCATTTTGATGGATCCGACCACCGGCGGCGTCACGGCTAGTTTTGCTTCTCAGGCTGATATTACATTGGCAGAACCGAAGGCGTTATTAGGTTTTGCGGGACGACGGGTCATTGAGCAGACGATTAATCGTCAGTTGCCTCCTGATTTTCAGAGTGTGGAAAATGCTTACCAAAATGGTTTTATTGACGCTTTGGTTCCACGGACGCAACAGGTGGCTAAATTAGATCAGTTGTTAACAATTTTTGAAGCGCAAAAGTGGGGAGGTTTTCATCATGAGTGA
- the thiE gene encoding thiamine phosphate synthase has product MMIKFNPQILKAYFICGTQDLLPNTNLLSLVEQALKAGITAFQFRDKGANSQLNADQRLKMAQQLHQLCQDYQVPLIIDDDVRLAQQVHAEGIHVGQTDQNIQQVVDQVQDSMFIGLSCSKTAEILAANSIPQIAYYGCGPIYPTQSKADAAQVIRLSGLKKLVQVAVKPIVAIGGITENDLSAIIQTGAAGSSVISMIAQSSNVNVTVQKMINA; this is encoded by the coding sequence ATGATGATAAAATTTAATCCTCAAATACTCAAAGCATACTTCATCTGTGGTACCCAAGATTTATTACCAAACACTAATTTGCTAAGTCTTGTCGAACAAGCTCTAAAAGCTGGTATCACTGCATTTCAATTTCGTGACAAGGGGGCGAATTCACAATTAAATGCTGATCAACGTCTCAAAATGGCCCAACAATTGCATCAACTTTGCCAAGATTATCAAGTTCCTTTGATCATAGATGATGATGTCAGACTAGCTCAACAAGTACACGCTGAGGGTATTCATGTTGGTCAAACTGATCAAAATATCCAGCAAGTTGTAGACCAAGTTCAAGATTCTATGTTTATTGGTCTATCTTGTTCCAAGACTGCCGAAATTTTAGCGGCCAACTCAATTCCTCAAATTGCTTATTACGGTTGTGGTCCCATTTATCCCACACAGTCAAAAGCCGATGCTGCCCAAGTCATCAGATTGTCTGGTTTAAAAAAATTAGTGCAAGTCGCTGTAAAACCTATTGTAGCTATCGGCGGAATTACCGAAAATGACCTGTCAGCGATTATTCAAACCGGTGCGGCCGGTTCTTCGGTTATTTCCATGATTGCCCAAAGTTCAAATGTAAATGTGACTGTTCAAAAAATGATCAACGCCTAG
- a CDS encoding zinc ribbon domain-containing protein, with protein MRYCPQCGAKINSKAKKCPICGYQFGQSASRNVNQIDEQAPQKYSRSQKYHHSTGKPALNFAKWLKDNPLVLILAIIFVILTYFYVGKVVSFLAALVLIFGGYWHANHRQTNLDTKIKRAFGHAQQPIQNNLRPLKTNKTLPQQYQQPDLTQPVPIQANPQIVEVSQAKLTSGSGPKASRSWLLLIVAAILLSSSYWPGFFSANPLTILLGTNATANPSLAQTVQQALSLLNYYFHLQLNPALSLWIIAIGPLSVLFGALMPNHFGKKLANWGASLSVIFYLGGVAILHLIFSSISNVELQIPFAVGTTGHLILGISILLWILTLWDGHQFKQKYVRY; from the coding sequence ATGCGATACTGTCCACAGTGTGGCGCCAAAATAAATAGTAAAGCAAAAAAATGTCCAATTTGCGGTTATCAGTTTGGTCAATCAGCATCACGAAATGTTAATCAAATTGATGAGCAAGCTCCACAAAAATATTCGCGATCACAGAAATATCATCACTCAACGGGCAAGCCAGCGCTCAATTTTGCAAAATGGCTCAAAGATAACCCGTTAGTTTTAATTTTAGCGATTATTTTTGTTATTTTGACGTATTTTTATGTAGGTAAAGTTGTTAGTTTTCTAGCAGCGTTGGTATTAATTTTTGGTGGGTATTGGCATGCTAACCATCGTCAAACTAATTTGGATACTAAAATTAAACGAGCTTTTGGACATGCTCAACAGCCGATTCAAAATAATTTGCGGCCTTTAAAAACTAATAAAACTTTACCTCAGCAATATCAACAACCAGATTTAACACAACCGGTCCCAATACAAGCAAATCCTCAAATCGTGGAAGTTTCGCAGGCCAAACTGACAAGTGGTTCAGGCCCAAAAGCTTCACGATCATGGCTATTGCTGATCGTAGCTGCTATTTTGTTGTCCAGTAGTTATTGGCCTGGATTTTTTAGTGCCAATCCACTCACGATTTTATTAGGGACGAACGCCACGGCTAATCCATCGCTCGCCCAAACTGTTCAGCAAGCATTATCATTATTAAATTATTATTTTCATTTACAATTGAATCCTGCTTTAAGTTTATGGATTATTGCTATAGGTCCTTTGTCGGTTCTTTTTGGCGCGCTAATGCCAAATCATTTTGGTAAAAAGTTAGCTAATTGGGGAGCTTCTTTGAGTGTGATTTTTTATCTTGGTGGCGTTGCCATTTTGCATTTGATCTTTAGTTCTATTTCTAATGTTGAACTTCAGATTCCCTTTGCCGTGGGCACTACGGGCCATTTGATTTTGGGAATTAGTATCTTGCTATGGATTTTAACGTTGTGGGATGGTCATCAATTCAAACAAAAATATGTTCGTTATTGA
- the thiM gene encoding hydroxyethylthiazole kinase: protein MKLSLLNKLREVNPVILNLSNFVTVQDVANGLNALGASPIMSEEIAETDEMVKICNAVALNLGAFTQAQITHLRAMGKQANQAHKPVVLDPVAVAAITYRKQVALELLNQFQVNVIRGNAGEIAALAGFDWQAHGIDAGGGSSDLTKIAQVAAQKFHCTILLSGATDIITDGQRVTKVSNGTPLFATHVGSGDMLSSIVAAFLAVADGDDFQAAAVAALVFACIGELTASQEKKMGSGTFIMRLLDQLQFTTIEQITKIARYREVETDDKCE from the coding sequence ATGAAATTATCTTTATTGAATAAATTACGGGAAGTTAATCCTGTAATTTTAAATCTATCTAACTTTGTCACTGTACAAGATGTTGCCAACGGCTTAAACGCTTTGGGGGCATCGCCAATTATGTCAGAAGAAATTGCTGAAACTGATGAAATGGTCAAAATCTGCAATGCAGTAGCTCTAAATTTAGGTGCCTTTACCCAAGCCCAAATTACCCATTTGCGTGCCATGGGAAAACAGGCCAACCAAGCCCATAAACCAGTTGTATTAGATCCCGTCGCCGTCGCAGCGATTACTTATCGCAAGCAGGTAGCCTTAGAATTATTAAACCAATTTCAAGTCAACGTCATTCGCGGTAATGCGGGTGAAATTGCTGCCTTGGCAGGTTTTGATTGGCAAGCTCACGGAATTGATGCTGGTGGTGGATCTAGTGATTTAACCAAAATCGCACAAGTCGCCGCGCAAAAATTCCATTGTACTATTTTGCTAAGTGGTGCCACTGATATTATCACAGATGGACAACGTGTCACCAAAGTCTCTAACGGTACACCCTTGTTTGCCACACATGTTGGTTCTGGTGACATGTTGTCAAGTATTGTCGCTGCCTTTTTAGCCGTTGCTGATGGAGATGATTTTCAAGCTGCCGCCGTTGCAGCATTAGTTTTTGCTTGTATCGGTGAACTAACTGCCAGCCAAGAAAAAAAGATGGGATCTGGCACTTTTATTATGCGACTCTTAGATCAATTACAATTCACCACTATTGAACAGATAACCAAAATTGCCCGTTATCGGGAGGTTGAAACTGATGACAAATGTGAATAG
- a CDS encoding acetyl-CoA carboxylase carboxyltransferase subunit alpha, with the protein MSDQQVKSIIEGARSDAKADLCPLIDQLFPDFFACHGDRVAADDPAIIAGFATIEQHAVAVVATNKGRELKERLSTHFGSPTPQGYRKALRMMQTAERLGVPIISLINTPGAYPGEEAEISGQGQVLAQSISSMLQLKTPILTIIIGEAGSGGALALACADQVWMLEHSMYTVLSPEGFASIMWKDSKLAAQAAQMMHIEPEWLQQQQIIEKLLPEKILDNQAHDLQQLIVQQLTEFDQISLDELLVKRQARFRKF; encoded by the coding sequence ATGAGTGATCAACAAGTTAAATCAATTATTGAAGGCGCTCGTAGTGATGCCAAAGCAGATTTGTGTCCATTAATTGATCAACTATTTCCCGATTTTTTTGCTTGTCATGGCGATCGTGTTGCAGCCGATGATCCGGCAATTATTGCGGGCTTTGCGACCATTGAACAACATGCAGTAGCAGTTGTAGCGACTAACAAGGGTCGTGAACTCAAAGAACGTTTGTCGACGCATTTTGGAAGTCCGACACCACAAGGTTATCGTAAAGCTTTGCGGATGATGCAAACGGCAGAACGATTGGGCGTGCCGATTATTTCCTTGATTAATACACCTGGAGCTTATCCCGGTGAAGAAGCAGAGATTAGTGGTCAAGGTCAAGTTTTGGCCCAAAGCATTAGTTCAATGTTGCAACTCAAGACGCCTATTTTAACAATTATTATTGGTGAAGCTGGTTCTGGTGGTGCGTTGGCTTTAGCTTGTGCTGATCAAGTTTGGATGCTAGAACACAGTATGTATACGGTTTTGTCGCCGGAAGGTTTTGCTTCTATCATGTGGAAGGATTCCAAATTAGCTGCGCAAGCCGCGCAAATGATGCATATTGAACCAGAATGGTTGCAACAACAACAGATTATTGAAAAATTATTGCCAGAAAAAATTTTGGATAATCAAGCGCATGATTTACAGCAACTAATTGTTCAACAATTGACTGAATTTGATCAAATTTCATTAGATGAATTGTTAGTCAAACGACAAGCCCGTTTTCGGAAATTTTAA